The Sporosarcina sp. Te-1 DNA window AATTTGGCAAAGAACATCAGGAGTCAAAAATCCGGGTTCAGCATGCGGTCCGACTGCTGGTGCGATGGTGGCAGAATACTTGAATAACATAGGTTATAATGTAAAGTATGGTACTCATTATGGAGGAGATGCCAATTTTATCAATCATCTATGGGATGAGATGGCTTGGAAATGGGGAGCAACAATGGGAAGTTATCAAAAACATATGGAAAAGCACCTGAACCTAAATTATTCACGACAAAAATTCAATATTATTGCATGGGACACTAATGATTTTAATGATTATAAAAGATTTATTAACGAAGGATTCCCTGTAACTATTCGTTTTAATAACTTGACACAGGGTAATTATTGGTCAGACTGGCATTTTGTTGTAGGAAATGCTTATAAGGTTACGACCGCTGGTGACTTTGTAGGTGTTAAAGATCCGGATAGTGGAGTGAATAATATTGGAACTAATTACTTTGCGTGGAATCCAAATTATAAAGTTATTACTCTTTCCCACATTACTGTATATTAAAATAATGAAATTCGGGGTTTTAAAGGACGTGTATAAATGAGGTTACCCATCTTGTTTTGGAGCACATTTTTATCCTTGTGTTGTATACAATGGGGTGTGGAATTTTGGATAGACCAATTAACTAGTAGTGCAAAACAAGCGTTTATAATTATTATTATAATTTCATTTGTAATTTACCCCATTTTCAGTCTACTATCTCTTATATACTTTGAAAAAACAGGTTTACCAAAGTCTACCAAAAGACTTGGAGGAATCTTACTTCTAGTGGGCTTCCTTACTAATCCAGCAGTATTTCAATTTATTAAGATGACCATTAATATTTAATCATAAAAAAGACGGGAGCTACCCGTCTTTTTTAATTGTTCTTAAGTGGAGGAAGGCGTATTTTGCAATTCTTTAAGTATTGTGACCGCCTATATTCTTTATATGTTCAATTGCTTTCACCCTGTTAGTGTAAAATGTAGACTTTTTTTATGTATCCACTTATATAATACTGCTGTTTTTCTTTATAATTCTTTAAAAACAATGCAACAGAAAAAACGTGCAATTTGCTAGTGTCTTCAAGATTGGTTTAAGTGATAATTGGGTTCTTAAAGATAACTAAATCCAAAATTTGCGATATTTACATAAGAATATTCGTTCTGTATAAAAGTCCAAAGAAGTGAACGAGCGTGCGTAAAACATTGGATAAATAGGTGATATATGGTGAGGAACTGGATATGATGTATATGGCAGCGGACGGGACAATAAGCAGGCGCCGAATTAAAGTCTTGCAAGTAGGCGAGGTGTCCTTTCGTGCGTATTGTTATTTGAGGAAATCTAAACGAACGTTCTCCTTTGAAAGTGTTCTAGCACTGGTTCCTGTAACTAAGAAAGAAAGCATGGTGATTTAATGAATAAAGACCTGAAACAACATGGAAGCATGAAGGAGCGGGGCTCGATCAAATGGACATCATTAATGCTACCAGAACATATTGCCCAGTTGCGTGACTGGCAGGAAGAAGATGGTCGTGTTGAACGGCCAGAATTAACCGAATGGGATTTGGTAGCTTTGCAAGAGGAACTGGAGCTGGTATCCAAACGGAAATGCCAAACACATATTAAAACATGGAGAGATGGACGTATCATCCACAATCGTGGCACCATCGAAAAAATCGACGTACATAATAAAGCAATCATCCTAGCAGAACCATTTGGTGATTTGAAAATTCCAATTGACGATATTATATCAGTACAATCGGTGGAATCGAGTAGGAGGGAGTGATTAACTCCCGACCTCTCACACCACCGTACGTACCGATCGGTATACGGCGGTTCAATTAAGATTGTTGACGCAAAGATTCGTAACGCGATATCAGACTTTTGAGCCCTTGGGAACTCCAATAGGAGTTTCCGAGGGCTCTGTGTAATATGGGGCTGTTGGAAATTCTCCAATAACCTTTCCGTGAGTTGCCCCATTCGTAAGCCTTTCTTCTCTCAACGCCTAGCCCGATGAGTTTTCTCACTTTGGTTCTTGGAAGTTTCCAATCCTTCCACATACACATTCGGAGCCGTCTTCTAATCCACGAATCAAAGTGAACAAATACGCTCGGTGTATCTGCCAATGCAAAGTAGCCGCACCAACCCATGAGATATTGATTGATTTTCTCTACTCGATACTCCAAAGGATAAGGTTTCTTCCTTGAGGTGATTTCACGGATTTTATTCTTCATTCGTTTCACACTTTCTTTCGCAATCCGAACCTTAGGTTCTTTGTGAGAGGTAAAACTAAACCCAAGAAATTTTCTGTTCCAAGGACGGTCTACTGCGGACTTATCCAGATTGACCTTCAACTTAAGCTTCCCTTCAATAAACGAAGTGACAGAATTCATGACCCGATTTCCTGCTTTGCTTGTTTTCACATAGATGTTGCAGTCATCAGCGTATCGCACAAATTTATGACCTCTTTCCTCCAATTCCTTATCTAGTTCATCAAGCACAATGTTGGAAAGTAGTGGACTCAAAGGACCTCCTTGCGGAGTGCCTTCTTCACTCCTTGTTACGATACCATTTATCATGATGCCAGATTTCAAGTATTTACGGATTAACTTAAGAAGACGCTTATCTTCGATTTGTTTTGCAAGTACGCCCATAAGCCTGTCATGGTTCACTTTGTCGAAGAATTTCTCCAAGTCGATATCGACGACCCAGCGATTCCCTTCCTGTATATATCCTTTTGCTTTCCTTACCCCATCGTGTGCGCTTCGATTAGGTCGAAACCCATAACTATGGTCTGAAAAGGTCGGATCATATAAGGAGGTTAAAACTTGGGCAATCGCCTGTTGAATGAAACGGTCTATCACGGTAGGGATGCCTAATAGACGCACACCCCCGTCAGGTTTCGGGATTTCGACCCTGCGGACAGGTTGCGGCTCATAAGTTCCCTGAAGGAGTTCCACTTTCATGGATTCCCAGTGTTCTAAGATGTGCTTCCGTAGGTTTTGTACGGGCATTTCATCTACACCATGGCTCCCTTTATTGCGTTCCACCCGTTTCAGAGCAGAAAGCAGGTTTTCCCGTGACAGGATTCGTTCCATCAACATGTGTTACGCCTCTTTCCGTGAACAACGATTCTCTTTATGCCAGCCCTACTCCACCATCTCGAAGTCCCCCGTGGGATTCACCACTTCCTCCTTCAAGTATGCCTTACCGGTTATCTGTGTTCTTCGTAGGTTACTGAATGCCAAGGTGTTGTTCTCTCTTAATTGTTCAGCCCTTCCCACTCTTCTCGAGTATGAATGGTACTATGGCTTCTGCTGACTTCTGATTGTTCAGCTATTCATCACTGAATAGGTTACCAAGGGGACTTGGCGTATCAATCAGACCTCCCCAGGTAAGAACGTAGTCTTTCCCTCCATCTATCTGCTTCATTTACTCTGTACAACCTTTGGCAGAAAGGGTTTTGTTTTGTTAGGCAAACTCACCCAATTGTACCTAGCCTTATATGAAGTTCGTGTTCCTCAGACCGGAGGTTTGCCGCTCGCTTCCTTCAGATTTCGCGTCGCCGCGAACACCCTTGCGTTAAGCTAGCTGCTACTTCTGCCTTCACAGTTCGGGACTTGTACCCTATAGGCTACGCCCATGCTGGGCACACCTAAAAAAGAGGGGGCTAATGCCTCCTCTTTGAATAAGAAATTAATAACCACTTTATATTTGAGGTCTATTTGCCCCCAATATTGCCCCCTGTTGCAAATACAAATTAAGTTGCTAAGAAATATATTAAGGTGAGATTTCTCTATTCGCTTACAGAGAAACCGATAAAAATCATTAAAAATTCCCGTCTCAAATCTTTCCTATTATAGCACATTTTTCGAAGGACCGAAGATTATGTTTGACAAGTGACTATTTTATACTACAATAAGGGATATATCTATTTATTGCATGATGAAAAAGTCGGAGTAGCAACGTTTGATCCGTATAGAGAGGCAGCGGCTGGTGGAAGCTGTCCGGTAGGACGTATGTGAATTACAGCTTTGGAATGCGATCGCGGACGCGGCGTTAATGCGAAAAAGCGGAGAAGCATTCGTTTCTCAAGCTGGGTGGTACCGCGTTACACAACATTGTGATGAACGTCCCTGCATAATTCTTATGAATTGTGCAGGGCTTTCTTACTTTTAGGAGGGGTCCAATTGAAAAATGAATTACTGGAAGATTTAAAATGGAGAGGGCTGCTGTATCAGCAAACCGATGAAGAAGGTCTGGAGAAAGTATTAAATGAAGAGAAAATCTCTCTTTATTGCGGTACCGATCCGACTGCGGATAGCTTGCACATCGGCCATATCGTGCCATTTTTGACATTGCGCCGTTTTCAACTGCATGGACATCGGCCGATCGTCCTAGTAGGAGGCGCTACAGGGATGATCGGGGATCCGTCATTCCGTGCAGACGAGCGTCAATTGCTTTCAGATGAACAAATCGCCCAAAACGTAGCTGGCATTCGAAAGCAGCTCGAACAAATTTTTGATTTTGACAATAAGAACGATGGTGCGATCCTTGTCGATAACAAAGATTGGTTCGGTGAAATGAGCGCGATCGACTTCTTGCGCGATTATGGCAAGCTGTTGAGCGTCAATTATATGTTGGCAAAAGAAAATGTTGCTTCCCGCTTGGAGACTGGCATTTCATTCACAGAGTTTTCCTATATGCTCATCCAAGGAGCGGATTTCAATCATCTCTATGACCACTACAATTGCCGTCTGCAAGTCGGTGGGTCAGATCAATGGGGCAACATTACAACAGGTCTTGAATTCATCCGGAAAACACATGACGAAAATGCCAAGGCGTTCGGCATTACCATCCCGCTCATCACGAAGGCGGACGGAACAAAATTCGGTAAGACAGCGGGCGGTTCGGTCTGGCTGGATCCAAAGAAAACTTCGCCATATGAGTTCTACCAATTCTGGATTAATACAGCTGACTCGGATGTCATCAAATATTTGAAAATCTTCACGTTTATGGGCAAAGAAGAAATCGACGTGTTGGAAGTGTCTGTACAGGAAGAGGCGCATTTGCGGAAAGCACAGAACGCTTTAGCTGAGGAGATGACGCGTCTGATCCATGGCCAGGAAGCGCTCGAGCAGGCGATCCGAATCTCAAAAGCATTATTTAGCGGAGATTTGAAGTCGCTCACAGTCGCAGAAATGAAAGATGCATTCAAGGATGTACCGACTGTGGAGATGGAGAAGGCCGACAAAAACGTTGTTGATTTCATCGTGGAGGCAGGTGTATCGCCGTCCAAACGCCAAGCGAGGGAAGACGTGACAAATGGCGCGATTTCCTTTAATGGAGAAAAAGTGACCGATTTGGAGTACACGGTAACTTCCGCAGACCGTTTGGATGACGCGTTTACGATTGTGCGCCGCGGTAAGAAGAATTATAAAATGGTGCAATTCCTTTAACAAGCAAAAGCTGTTCGTCCATGACGAACAGCTTTTCTGTATACTACGCATTTTTCTTTGCAGCAGCTTTTTTCCTCGTGGCAGGCTTTTTCTTTTTCGTTTTGTCGAGGGAAGCTTGGAGGGCTGCCATTAAATCGGTCACATTGGCTGGAGCTGCTGGCTGCTTCTCGCTCGCTGCCACTGTACGGTTGCCAGATTTTTTCTCCTCGATCAATTCCATTAGAGCGGTACGGTATTCATCCGTATATTTGGTCGGATCAAACGCAGTCGTTAATTGGTCAACTAATAAGAGTGCGGTATCCAATTCTTTTTGGACGACGGAGTCTTCATTTGGAATATTGGGTACTTCCTGTACATTCCGCACTTCGTCGGGAAAATGGATTGTTTCCATTAATAGTGCATCTTTGTAGACACGGACCACGGCCAGCTGTTCTTTTGAACGGATGATGATTTTGGCTACCCCGATCTTTCCGGATTCTTGGAGGGCTTTACGTAAAAGAGCGTACGCTTTGCCGCCACTTGCATCCGGTGCCATGAAATAGCTCCGTTCAAAATAAATCGGGTCGATTTCCTCCAGTTTGACAAAGTCGATAATTTCCACTGCTTTGTCTTCATTCTCCTTTTTTAACTTCTCCAATTCCTCATCATCAAGCACCACGAACTTGTTCTTCGTATATTCATACGCTTTTACAATGTCTTCGTTTTGGATTTCCTTTTCGCAAACCGGGCATACTTTCTGATAACTGATCGGTGAATGACATTCCTTATGGAGCTGGCGCAATTTGACATCGTTGTTTTCCGTTGCCGCATGCAGTTTAATCGGGATATTGACAAGACCGAAGCTGATGCTTCCTTTCCAAATAGTATGCATAGTGTCACCCGCTTTTTTATTAGTATGGGATGCGTTCGATTTCTTATGTATATGAAATGGTTTCTGCCAAACAATAAGGGAAACGACGAGGTGATAAGCATGAAACCGATGTTACTGATAGAAGCAGATACAATTCCTACAGGCGAGGAGTGGATGTATGAAACGAAATACGATGGCTTCCGTTGCCTATTAGAATGGTCGGAAACGGCAATTACGCTGACGAGTCGAAATGGAAACAGGTTGAATGACATGTTCCCTGAAATCATCCGGTGTTGCCATGAAGTTCATGAGAAAATAAAAATCTATCTTCCTCTGCAGCTCGACGGAGAGCTTGTCCATCTACTGAATAACTATAAAAGCGAATTTGCGGTTGTGCAGGCGAGAGGGAGGATGCGTAAAGCCGACGTAATCAGTCATCATGCATTACGCTTTCCATGTCATTACATCGTGTTTGATTTACTGACGTGGCAAGGAGAAGACGTATCCGGAGAATCGCTTATTAAAAGGAAAAAGAAGCTGCGGACCTTCTTTGCAAAATCTAAATTGCCGATAACGGTTGAATATGGTAAGAGTGAATCTCTGCAGCTCATCGAGGACTTTACACAATCGTCCCAGTTGTGGGAGACGATTCAAATACATAATGGAGAAGGGATCGTAGCCAAGAAAAAAACGAGTGTCTGGTCAAATGAAAAACGCACTCCGCATTGGGTCAAGGTGAAACATTGGAAAACAATTCATGTGATTGTCACTAAGTACGAAGCGGCCAACGGGTTCTTTACAGGGGGTGTCTACAAAGAAGATCAGTTTATCGAGATTGTGACGTTCCGGCATGGGCTGTCTGACGAGGAATATCGGGCACTCGCCGATTTATTCACATCAAACGGAACAAAAGTCGGGGAGGAGACGTGGCAATTGGAGCCCTCGGTTTGCGTGAAAGTCGATTGCATTGATTTTGATGGGAAGCATTTGCGTGAACCGAGGTTCCATAGCTTTGATTTTGAAATGAATGCAGAGCATTGTATTTGGCGACAACTGAACCGTGAGTTGCATCCTATTCCGGAAACGGTGCCAATTACCCACCCGGACAAGCCGGTTTGGCCGAAGATGGGGATTGAAAAAGACGATTTTTTATATTATCTGCAAGCAGTCTATCCTTATATGGGTCCGTTTCTTCACAACCGGCTTCTGACGGTCATCCGTTATCCGCATGGCGTAGTAGGCGAACGGTTTTATCAGAAAAACGCTCCTGATTACAAGCCCGATTTTGTGGTGACGAAGAGGGAGGAGGATATTGATTATCTTCTGTGCAACGATATCCAGACAATGCTTTGGCTTGGAAATCAGCTTGCGCTTGAATATCACATACCTTTTCAGCCGTTTGATACGGCCTGTCCGACAGAAATCGTCTTTGATTTGGACCCGCCCTCCGTTCAGGAGTTTCCGTTAGCTATTGAAGCGGCGCTGCGACTGAAGGTGATTTTCGATCAATTCAAATTGGAGTCCTTCGTTAAAACTTCGGGAGGGAAAGGGCTGCAAGTATATATTCCTCTTCCATTCGATACATTCACCTATGATGATACAAGAGTTTTCACTCAGTTTGTGGCTGAATTTTTAAGCGGTCAGGAACCGGATTGGTTCACAACAGAGCGGCTGAAGAAGAATAGGGGAAACCGGTTATATATTGATTATGTGCAGCATCACGAAGGAAAGACGATTGTCGCGCCCTACTCCACCCGCGGGGGAGAACTGGCGACTGTGGCAACCCCGCTCGAATGGTCAGAAGTGACACGTCAACTACGCCCGGATATGTTCACCATTCCGACTGTATTGGACCGGGTGAAGAAAATGGGGAATCCATTCCGAAGTTTTAAGGATGTCGGAGCCAAGCAGCCGTTTCAGGAGGTTTTACAGCAGTTGTCTGAGTGATGGAGGAATTATTCTGAGAAAGTTGGAAGGCAGCACAACATGAACTACGATGTGCTGCCTTTTTTCTATTTTAACGGTTGCAGATCATCAAGACATTACCGTCCGGGTCTTTGAAATTAAAATAAGCAAAATCGCCAATCCGTTCGATTTTCCTTGTGACTTGAATGTCGTGTGCTTGAATAAATCGATAGGCATCATCAATATCCTCTACAAAGGAAATTAAAGAGAACATGTGAAGAAGGCGCAAGCATAAAACCGGGATCGAACGTATGATCATCCAGTGTCAAACCTGTTTCGCCGGTGACCGGAATATTATGGACCGGCGATTTAACTGTTGATTCATCAATGGAAAGACCAAGAAGATCAGCATACCACTTGACAGATGTCTTTAGATCGCTGACATGGATAAACACATTATTGATTTTGCAGGCAATGGGTGAGACTTTCACGTTCATGATAAGTACCGCCTTTCGTTTGGATTGTGATTAGAATTCGACGGGACTTTATTGATTTCCTCTATAATTTTACTATGGCTATCCTTTCTCACCGATATGACTTCCGTTGAATATAATATGTACTGACCCAAGTATGAAAAGTGGAGTGGTACAGTGTATCAGTATAATGGGTATCTAATGCCGATAATTGCAAAGCAGCCCATGAATTGCTATAGCAAAGCGCAGGTTGAATTATGGAATAAAAACCGGCTTCTCTGGGAGCAACATGTCACGTGGACTCGGATGGCGATTACTGCAATTGTCTTCAAACTACCTGATTTACAATTTGTACTCGCTCGCCTGTTGCGCAATGCAACGGACATGGGTAACGCTTTGAAACCGTTCAGCAGTATTAGGAGAGTAGGACTGGCGTAATTTCACCGTATTAGAAAGTGGATGAGCCAAAAATGGATTCCTCTGCTGTTGAAAACTCTCGCATCTGTAGTTGAGGCCAATAGGAAGTAGGTCAGGTATCAGTTGCTGATTGAGCGTGACTTCTTGCAGAATAAAGCGCTCTCAATCAGGTTGACGAAATATAGTTTTATGCTTTTTAGTGGCTTTTTTATATGAAGCAATAAAAGAAAAAATCCTTGAAATCTTGTTATTACAAGGTTTCAAGGATTTTAACATGTCACTTAGAGAAGTGACTTTATTAACGAGAGTAGAATTCAACGATAAGTGCTTCGTTGATTTCAGCAGCAAGTTCGCTGCGTTCAGGCATGCGGACGAATTGACCAACTTTGTTGTCAGCATCGAAAGAAACGTAGTCAGGAACATAGCTGTTCACTTCAAGCGCTTCGTTTACTGCTGTAAGGTTTTGGGATTTCTCGCGAAGAGAGATCTCTTGACCAGGTTTTACGCTGTAGGATGGGATGTCAACGCGTTTGCCGTCAACAAGGATGTGTCCGTGGTTGACAAGTTGGCGTGCTGCACGACGTGTGCGTGCAAGACCCAAGCGGTATACTAGGTTGTCAAGGCGAGTTTCAAGAAGGATCATGAAGTTTTCACCGTGTTTACCTTGCATTTTAGCAGCTTTGTTAAAGATCGTTTTGAATTGGCGCTCGTTTACGCCGTACATGAAACGAAGTTTTTGTTTTTCTTGTAATTGCAATCCGTATTCGGATAGTTTCTTACGTTGGTTAGGACCGTGTTGTCCTGGTGCGTAAGGGCGTTTTTCAATTTCTTTCCCAGTTCCGCTTAGCGAAATGCCAAGACGACGGGACAGTTTCCATGATGGACCTGTATAACGAGCCATGAGAGACTCCTCCTCTAATTGGTTTTATTTTGTTGTAAAATAAGAACCAGAAGTGTTCATGCCGCACGCCATTCTATTATCTTGCATCCTCGCCTCAGCAGCCTTAAGGTTACTCGATGCACCTTCAAAAAGGAATAGACTGGACAATCCGGAACACACTACTGCTGCGACTATTTTACACAAGTTCCATCATACCGTTCCGGCTTCCATCAGTCAAGCAAATTCTCGTGACATACGAAGATTGTCGCAATTTATTAATGGCATTTATAGGTGGGATGCATTACTATGGAAGAAAGACAAAAACGGTACGTTTACGATTGTAGCAGGGGTGACATCGGTATGAATCATCAGACGATCTTATATGAATTGAAATGCGGACTTTTTGATCTAAGTGCCAGTTCAATGGAAGGGTTTCCATTGGAACGGACTTTTGAAGCATTGCAATGTCTGTTTTCGTCCCATTTTGGAATTGAACAAGCTGATTTCCTCTTGTATGAAAGCAACCGGTTTCTGCCGGTCAGCAAGCATGGGAAAGAGACGACGGAGTCACTATTGTCCAACTACATCGACAGTCGGGAACTTTTTAATGATCAAGAATTCATCGTGCAAATTACAGAACGGGGATATGGATTTGCGGATGATTATCTCATTTTTCGGAAC harbors:
- the tyrS gene encoding tyrosine--tRNA ligase, which gives rise to MKNELLEDLKWRGLLYQQTDEEGLEKVLNEEKISLYCGTDPTADSLHIGHIVPFLTLRRFQLHGHRPIVLVGGATGMIGDPSFRADERQLLSDEQIAQNVAGIRKQLEQIFDFDNKNDGAILVDNKDWFGEMSAIDFLRDYGKLLSVNYMLAKENVASRLETGISFTEFSYMLIQGADFNHLYDHYNCRLQVGGSDQWGNITTGLEFIRKTHDENAKAFGITIPLITKADGTKFGKTAGGSVWLDPKKTSPYEFYQFWINTADSDVIKYLKIFTFMGKEEIDVLEVSVQEEAHLRKAQNALAEEMTRLIHGQEALEQAIRISKALFSGDLKSLTVAEMKDAFKDVPTVEMEKADKNVVDFIVEAGVSPSKRQAREDVTNGAISFNGEKVTDLEYTVTSADRLDDAFTIVRRGKKNYKMVQFL
- the rpsD gene encoding 30S ribosomal protein S4 — its product is MARYTGPSWKLSRRLGISLSGTGKEIEKRPYAPGQHGPNQRKKLSEYGLQLQEKQKLRFMYGVNERQFKTIFNKAAKMQGKHGENFMILLETRLDNLVYRLGLARTRRAARQLVNHGHILVDGKRVDIPSYSVKPGQEISLREKSQNLTAVNEALEVNSYVPDYVSFDADNKVGQFVRMPERSELAAEINEALIVEFYSR
- the ltrA gene encoding group II intron reverse transcriptase/maturase, which codes for MLMERILSRENLLSALKRVERNKGSHGVDEMPVQNLRKHILEHWESMKVELLQGTYEPQPVRRVEIPKPDGGVRLLGIPTVIDRFIQQAIAQVLTSLYDPTFSDHSYGFRPNRSAHDGVRKAKGYIQEGNRWVVDIDLEKFFDKVNHDRLMGVLAKQIEDKRLLKLIRKYLKSGIMINGIVTRSEEGTPQGGPLSPLLSNIVLDELDKELEERGHKFVRYADDCNIYVKTSKAGNRVMNSVTSFIEGKLKLKVNLDKSAVDRPWNRKFLGFSFTSHKEPKVRIAKESVKRMKNKIREITSRKKPYPLEYRVEKINQYLMGWCGYFALADTPSVFVHFDSWIRRRLRMCMWKDWKLPRTKVRKLIGLGVERRKAYEWGNSRKGYWRISNSPILHRALGNSYWSSQGLKSLISRYESLRQQS
- a CDS encoding DNA ligase D — encoded protein: MKPMLLIEADTIPTGEEWMYETKYDGFRCLLEWSETAITLTSRNGNRLNDMFPEIIRCCHEVHEKIKIYLPLQLDGELVHLLNNYKSEFAVVQARGRMRKADVISHHALRFPCHYIVFDLLTWQGEDVSGESLIKRKKKLRTFFAKSKLPITVEYGKSESLQLIEDFTQSSQLWETIQIHNGEGIVAKKKTSVWSNEKRTPHWVKVKHWKTIHVIVTKYEAANGFFTGGVYKEDQFIEIVTFRHGLSDEEYRALADLFTSNGTKVGEETWQLEPSVCVKVDCIDFDGKHLREPRFHSFDFEMNAEHCIWRQLNRELHPIPETVPITHPDKPVWPKMGIEKDDFLYYLQAVYPYMGPFLHNRLLTVIRYPHGVVGERFYQKNAPDYKPDFVVTKREEDIDYLLCNDIQTMLWLGNQLALEYHIPFQPFDTACPTEIVFDLDPPSVQEFPLAIEAALRLKVIFDQFKLESFVKTSGGKGLQVYIPLPFDTFTYDDTRVFTQFVAEFLSGQEPDWFTTERLKKNRGNRLYIDYVQHHEGKTIVAPYSTRGGELATVATPLEWSEVTRQLRPDMFTIPTVLDRVKKMGNPFRSFKDVGAKQPFQEVLQQLSE
- a CDS encoding Ku protein codes for the protein MHTIWKGSISFGLVNIPIKLHAATENNDVKLRQLHKECHSPISYQKVCPVCEKEIQNEDIVKAYEYTKNKFVVLDDEELEKLKKENEDKAVEIIDFVKLEEIDPIYFERSYFMAPDASGGKAYALLRKALQESGKIGVAKIIIRSKEQLAVVRVYKDALLMETIHFPDEVRNVQEVPNIPNEDSVVQKELDTALLLVDQLTTAFDPTKYTDEYRTALMELIEEKKSGNRTVAASEKQPAAPANVTDLMAALQASLDKTKKKKPATRKKAAAKKNA
- a CDS encoding VOC family protein, giving the protein MNVKVSPIACKINNVFIHVSDLKTSVKWYADLLGLSIDESTVKSPVHNIPVTGETGLTLDDHTFDPGFMLAPSSHVLFNFLCRGY
- a CDS encoding YolD-like family protein is translated as MNKDLKQHGSMKERGSIKWTSLMLPEHIAQLRDWQEEDGRVERPELTEWDLVALQEELELVSKRKCQTHIKTWRDGRIIHNRGTIEKIDVHNKAIILAEPFGDLKIPIDDIISVQSVESSRRE
- a CDS encoding VOC family protein, giving the protein MIIRSIPVLCLRLLHMFSLISFVEDIDDAYRFIQAHDIQVTRKIERIGDFAYFNFKDPDGNVLMICNR